The Flavobacterium sp. IMCC34852 genome contains the following window.
TTTTGGCTTAGCCTTAGTACTATGGTTGGTTTTCAATAAAAAAATCTTCCGCTTTGAAGTCGTAACCAATAAAACTTCGGCTTTTGAAAAATACTTAATAGTGGTTTTGGTATTGGTTTTCATTTTAAGAATTTTGGCCAACATCCAATTTCCTGAGGACACAGCGAGAAACATGACCATGTCGCACCTTCGTATAGATTCCTTGTTGTTTGGTGTTTTGGTTTCGTTTTGGTACCATTTCAGAAGAGAAAAATTGACCGCATTTTACCTTCAACACAAGTCTAAATTGTTATGGCTTTCCTTGGGATTGGTTTCTTTTACTCCCTTCATTGCGCCCGGAGATTCTTTCTTTGTGAAAACCATTGGGTTTACAATGCTTTATGTGGCTTTCGGAATTTTGTTGGTGCATTTTTTAATTGATGCTAATGTCAATCGGCAATTGAATCGACTTTTTACGGCAACGGTGGTGAATTTTATCAGTAAAATAGGTTTTTGTTCCTATTCGATTTACGTGATTCACTCTTTGGTGATTTATTGTTTTGGATTTCTGCACATTACTAATCGTTTTATAGCTTTTCCTATAGTATTCATTATTTCCGTCATTTCGGGTTTTATCATGACTTATCGAATTGAAAAGTTTTTCCTTACTTATCGCAATAAATATTATCCGAGCCGAACATTTTAGCATTCATTTACTTTCATATTAACTCTAAAATAGAGATATTTGAGACTTCAATTGAAAAACAGGAATGCAAAACAAAAAAATATTCATACTTCTTCCGGATGGTGTC
Protein-coding sequences here:
- a CDS encoding acyltransferase family protein, coding for MQTVNRLRELDFLRGIAIILVLFRHQVLFDFLETMGWIGVDLFFVLSGFLVSGLLFKEYQKFGSINAKLFLIRRGFKIYPIFYLTYILYIIPRIILHKFDLEKAFYELVFVQNYALGWGYAYAASWSLAVEEHFYFGLALVLWLVFNKKIFRFEVVTNKTSAFEKYLIVVLVLVFILRILANIQFPEDTARNMTMSHLRIDSLLFGVLVSFWYHFRREKLTAFYLQHKSKLLWLSLGLVSFTPFIAPGDSFFVKTIGFTMLYVAFGILLVHFLIDANVNRQLNRLFTATVVNFISKIGFCSYSIYVIHSLVIYCFGFLHITNRFIAFPIVFIISVISGFIMTYRIEKFFLTYRNKYYPSRTF